In Flavobacterium sp. N3904, one DNA window encodes the following:
- a CDS encoding toxin-antitoxin system YwqK family antitoxin, producing MKTKLSLSLLSFFIALFLVSFSDPYSIKRISDADFRYEFYITKKTLTPKANKVYYWFKGGAIHSAQGDFGGELLNDVFLKTYHSNQIAEKGNFKNGLKVGIWKTWHPNGSIESTQKWANGIRTGMYYKYDENGLVAETGCYKNDKKQGIWYDFVKKDTTKYRDGIPVVKKQKLSKLDKLTLKLQTLKDDATKKAAIESEKNKITAAKNAEKDYVKAQKLALENEKTNAKLSEKEAKEAKITARKTAKANKKAAKEAKEKAKATEKENINSGTTPKKENLFNRYYNKLFSKKTSE from the coding sequence TTGAAAACAAAACTGTCATTATCTCTACTTTCCTTTTTTATTGCGTTATTTCTAGTATCGTTTTCAGACCCTTATTCGATAAAACGAATCAGTGATGCAGATTTTAGATATGAATTCTATATTACTAAGAAAACTTTAACACCAAAAGCGAATAAAGTATATTATTGGTTTAAAGGCGGTGCAATACATAGTGCTCAAGGTGATTTTGGAGGAGAATTACTAAATGATGTATTTTTAAAAACGTATCATAGTAATCAAATAGCCGAAAAAGGAAACTTTAAAAATGGCTTAAAAGTAGGCATTTGGAAAACATGGCATCCCAATGGCTCAATAGAAAGCACTCAAAAATGGGCTAATGGCATACGAACTGGCATGTATTATAAATATGATGAAAATGGACTTGTTGCAGAAACCGGTTGTTATAAAAACGACAAAAAACAAGGAATATGGTATGATTTTGTAAAAAAAGACACTACAAAATATAGAGATGGAATCCCTGTTGTGAAAAAACAAAAATTATCGAAATTAGACAAATTAACCTTGAAACTGCAAACGCTAAAAGACGATGCTACTAAAAAAGCGGCAATAGAATCTGAAAAAAATAAAATAACCGCCGCGAAAAACGCAGAAAAAGATTATGTAAAGGCCCAAAAATTAGCATTAGAAAATGAAAAAACTAATGCAAAGCTTAGCGAAAAAGAAGCCAAAGAAGCTAAAATAACCGCAAGAAAAACCGCAAAAGCAAATAAAAAAGCCGCAAAAGAAGCGAAAGAAAAGGCAAAAGCTACAGAAAAAGAAAATATAAACTCTGGGACTACACCTAAAAAAGAAAATTTATTTAATCGCTATTATAATAAATTATTCAGTAAAAAAACAAGCGAATAA
- a CDS encoding type II secretion system F family protein: MSLDLSTYKSEKKPIKIESINLQFSKSLSDKQKEVFYRELSMLLKSGVDFKKALEILGNQSSNKFEKEIIIELKNKVVEGRSIYESIKETNQFSPYEYYSIQIGEETRKLEEVLAELQKYFNRKIQMKRQIISVLTYPAIVMLVTFLVLYFMLNKVVPMFSSVFRQFGSELPKSTQIIIKLSNHSGAIFTVVLAIIIGLIAAHTLLKKDQNYRAFTTKIILRTPYFGNLIRKIYISRFCQAMNLLITSKTTLINSLTLTAKMIGFYPIEVAIEEIKEDITRGASLHESLKKHNVFENKMVSMVEVAEQVNQLETMFERLTEQYNEEISHQTKMIGVILEPMIIIVIGVIVGVIMVSMYAPMFDLSKIINK; encoded by the coding sequence ATGAGTCTTGATTTAAGCACATATAAATCTGAAAAAAAACCAATTAAAATTGAAAGTATTAATCTTCAGTTTTCAAAATCACTTTCAGATAAACAAAAAGAAGTATTTTACAGAGAGTTGAGTATGCTTTTAAAATCAGGAGTTGATTTTAAAAAAGCATTAGAAATATTAGGCAACCAGTCTTCCAATAAATTTGAAAAAGAAATAATCATTGAATTAAAGAATAAAGTTGTAGAAGGAAGAAGCATTTATGAATCAATAAAAGAGACAAATCAATTTTCACCTTACGAATATTACAGCATTCAAATAGGAGAAGAAACCCGTAAACTAGAAGAAGTTTTAGCCGAATTGCAAAAATATTTCAACAGAAAAATTCAGATGAAAAGGCAAATTATCTCTGTGTTGACCTATCCAGCAATTGTAATGTTGGTTACCTTTTTAGTGCTTTATTTTATGCTCAATAAAGTAGTACCAATGTTCAGTTCTGTTTTTAGACAATTTGGAAGTGAATTACCAAAAAGCACTCAAATCATTATAAAATTATCAAATCATTCAGGAGCAATTTTTACGGTCGTACTAGCCATTATTATTGGGCTAATCGCTGCACATACTTTACTTAAAAAAGATCAAAATTACCGAGCATTTACAACAAAAATAATTTTGAGAACACCCTATTTTGGAAATTTAATTCGAAAAATTTATATATCCCGCTTTTGCCAAGCAATGAATTTATTAATTACATCTAAAACAACATTAATAAATTCTTTGACATTAACCGCAAAAATGATAGGCTTCTATCCTATCGAAGTTGCTATTGAAGAAATAAAAGAAGACATAACAAGAGGTGCTTCGTTACATGAAAGTTTAAAAAAACACAATGTATTCGAGAATAAAATGGTTTCTATGGTTGAAGTAGCTGAACAAGTGAATCAACTTGAAACTATGTTTGAAAGATTAACAGAACAATATAATGAGGAAATTAGCCATCAAACAAAGATGATAGGTGTCATTTTGGAACCTATGATTATTATAGTAATTGGAGTGATTGTTGGAGTAATAATGGTCTCTATGTATGCCCCAATGTTTGATTTAAGTAAAATAATAAATAAATAA
- a CDS encoding OmpH family outer membrane protein — protein sequence MVNILLISVLALFLLFYFFKSNKEIVYVDSVKLFDGFVMTKEMKRVGEKEFNSRKLVLDNLYSNLQSPTISASEKKELMQQFIQGKEELEQFNQTFAAEQTNKIWSRIKSYTAEFSKDKNYQLVVGSDNKQAVLFADEKIDVTNDLLIYLNKKYEGL from the coding sequence ATGGTTAACATCTTATTAATAAGTGTGTTAGCTCTTTTCCTGCTTTTTTATTTTTTCAAATCGAATAAAGAAATCGTCTATGTCGATTCTGTGAAATTATTTGATGGTTTTGTAATGACAAAAGAAATGAAAAGAGTAGGGGAAAAAGAATTTAATTCCAGAAAATTAGTTTTGGATAATTTGTATTCCAATTTACAGTCTCCTACAATTTCTGCTTCTGAAAAAAAAGAACTCATGCAACAATTCATTCAAGGGAAAGAAGAATTGGAGCAGTTCAATCAAACTTTTGCTGCTGAGCAAACAAATAAAATTTGGTCCAGAATAAAAAGTTATACTGCTGAATTTTCCAAAGACAAAAATTATCAATTAGTAGTAGGGTCTGATAACAAACAAGCAGTTTTGTTTGCAGATGAAAAAATTGACGTTACCAATGATCTTCTTATCTATTTAAACAAAAAGTATGAGGGTCTTTAA
- a CDS encoding reprolysin-like metallopeptidase, producing MNKFILFFVIVNASYIGYSQEKSFWKIVNNTNNSSYQKLLKKAEVDKNLLYTLNETDFKQRMFSLQSKSNINETIKILIPNSNGTIEEFAVKESSNFAPELQALYPDIRAYSGTGITDPNASISFSISPIGIETIVMRGDSGSEFIEPLTKDKSIYVLSTSKSTSKGNLSLLCRTSDLGLNKELTKKISQLKSSSGVFKTMRLALSCTGEYASYFGGTVAGALAGMNATMTRVNAVFNKDLALKLEIIANTNLIIYTNANTDPYSDEAQGLNTISGCTGDCPGTWNKEVQSTISSIIGEGNYDIGHLFAASGGGGDAGCIGCVCSPVTNTISTPIYTTGKGSAYTSPADSKPEGSTFDIDYVAHEMGHQLGANHTFSYDVEGTGVSVEPGSGSTIMGYAGITDYDIQSHSDDYFGYASILQMQNNLASKTCPVNVILSNQTPTVDAGLDYTIPANTAFVLKGTGSDPNGNTLSYCWEQYDSASNQTGSNSIAYATKTNGPLFRSIPPSSSANRYMPALDKVLLSQLTTTWESVSSIDRTLNFTLTGRVNAPLGLAQTNTDAMVVKVLANTGPFTITSQNNPDTNWISGTTETINWSVNNTNTLSGSYYVNIKLSTDGGLTFPIILISNTPNDGSEQITVPDITATNCRILIEPTANIYYAVNSQSFSIKDAIEPSCNTYFFTTPFAIPESEVYSSLTLDVPASTENVADINVEIKLTHPYLPDVQIELVNPQGIAVKLFDSFCGASNNKLFLKYDDSGISLSCTTTTLQTVTPAQPLSAFNNLNPEGKWTLRIRDFSPGDTGILESASLTICTKSNSLVATNFEVDKYNLYPNPNKGNFNIQFTSTSTNDIKLSVYDLLGRQIFYKNYKNESNFNKNIDLNKIQTGIYILELTDGDKKTVKKLIIE from the coding sequence ATGAATAAATTTATACTTTTTTTTGTAATCGTTAATGCAAGTTATATTGGTTATTCCCAGGAAAAGTCATTTTGGAAAATAGTAAATAATACAAACAATTCTTCCTATCAAAAACTTTTAAAAAAAGCTGAAGTAGACAAAAATTTACTTTATACACTAAATGAAACAGACTTTAAACAAAGAATGTTTAGTCTTCAAAGTAAATCAAATATAAACGAAACAATAAAAATCTTAATACCAAACAGTAATGGAACAATAGAAGAGTTTGCTGTAAAAGAGTCATCCAATTTTGCTCCCGAATTACAAGCGCTATACCCAGACATTCGAGCTTACTCCGGAACTGGAATTACAGACCCAAATGCTTCTATAAGTTTTAGCATTTCTCCAATAGGAATAGAAACTATAGTTATGAGGGGAGATAGTGGCTCAGAATTTATTGAACCATTGACCAAAGACAAATCAATTTATGTTCTTTCAACTTCAAAAAGTACAAGCAAAGGAAATTTATCATTATTGTGTAGAACTTCAGATCTTGGGTTGAATAAAGAATTGACTAAAAAAATTAGTCAATTAAAGTCAAGCTCTGGCGTGTTTAAAACTATGCGATTGGCATTGTCCTGTACTGGCGAGTATGCAAGCTATTTTGGAGGAACTGTCGCAGGAGCTTTGGCAGGTATGAATGCAACCATGACGAGAGTAAATGCAGTTTTCAATAAAGATTTAGCATTAAAACTAGAAATAATTGCCAATACAAATTTGATTATATACACCAATGCTAATACAGATCCTTATTCTGATGAAGCACAAGGCTTAAACACGATTTCTGGTTGTACTGGAGACTGTCCGGGAACTTGGAACAAAGAAGTACAAAGCACAATTTCAAGCATAATTGGAGAAGGAAATTATGACATCGGTCACTTATTTGCTGCCTCTGGAGGAGGAGGAGATGCTGGTTGTATTGGCTGTGTTTGTAGTCCAGTTACCAATACAATTTCAACACCCATTTATACCACAGGAAAAGGAAGTGCCTATACTTCTCCTGCCGATTCCAAACCAGAAGGAAGCACATTTGACATAGACTATGTAGCTCACGAGATGGGACATCAACTAGGTGCAAACCATACCTTTTCATACGATGTGGAAGGTACGGGAGTAAGCGTTGAACCGGGTAGTGGATCTACTATTATGGGATATGCAGGAATTACTGATTATGATATTCAAAGTCATTCCGATGATTATTTTGGATATGCTAGCATATTGCAAATGCAAAATAATTTGGCATCAAAAACTTGTCCCGTAAATGTAATATTAAGCAATCAAACTCCCACAGTAGATGCTGGGTTAGACTACACCATTCCTGCAAATACAGCTTTTGTTTTAAAAGGAACAGGTTCAGATCCAAATGGAAATACCTTGTCATATTGTTGGGAACAATATGATTCTGCCTCCAATCAAACAGGTTCAAATAGCATTGCATATGCTACAAAAACCAATGGTCCCCTTTTTAGATCTATCCCACCAAGTAGTTCGGCTAATAGATATATGCCAGCTTTAGACAAAGTACTGCTTAGCCAATTGACTACAACCTGGGAGTCAGTTTCTTCAATAGACAGAACATTAAACTTCACTCTAACAGGAAGAGTTAATGCTCCTTTGGGTCTTGCGCAAACCAATACCGATGCAATGGTAGTAAAAGTATTAGCTAATACAGGTCCTTTTACAATTACCTCACAAAACAATCCGGACACCAATTGGATATCTGGAACCACAGAAACTATAAATTGGAGTGTAAACAATACAAATACTTTATCTGGTTCTTACTATGTAAATATCAAACTTTCGACAGATGGCGGTTTGACTTTCCCAATAATTTTAATTTCCAATACACCAAATGATGGTTCCGAACAAATCACAGTACCCGACATTACCGCAACAAATTGCAGGATTTTAATAGAACCTACAGCAAATATCTATTATGCTGTGAATAGCCAATCTTTTTCCATTAAAGATGCAATTGAACCTTCTTGTAACACATATTTTTTTACAACCCCTTTTGCAATACCGGAGTCCGAAGTATATAGTTCATTAACATTAGACGTCCCCGCATCTACAGAAAATGTAGCTGATATAAATGTAGAAATAAAACTTACCCATCCCTATTTGCCAGATGTTCAAATAGAATTGGTTAATCCACAGGGAATAGCTGTAAAATTGTTTGATAGCTTTTGCGGAGCTTCAAACAATAAGTTATTTTTAAAATATGATGATTCAGGAATTTCTCTTTCTTGCACTACAACGACTTTACAAACAGTTACTCCTGCTCAACCATTAAGCGCTTTTAATAATCTCAATCCAGAGGGTAAATGGACATTACGCATAAGGGACTTTTCTCCGGGAGATACAGGAATATTAGAATCTGCATCATTAACAATCTGTACAAAATCAAATTCTTTGGTGGCTACAAATTTTGAAGTCGATAAATATAATTTATATCCAAATCCAAATAAAGGAAATTTTAATATCCAGTTTACTAGCACTAGTACAAATGATATAAAACTTTCCGTTTACGATTTATTGGGAAGACAAATTTTCTATAAAAATTATAAAAACGAATCAAATTTCAATAAAAACATTGACTTGAATAAAATTCAAACTGGTATTTATATATTGGAATTAACTGATGGAGATAAAAAAACCGTAAAAAAATTAATAATTGAATAA